From Candidatus Paceibacterota bacterium, a single genomic window includes:
- a CDS encoding M20/M25/M40 family metallo-hydrolase, producing the protein MTKEFKKLLKEFVAIPSVSTDPIYKDSIKKASKWLASYCSKSGMKAKIITGYDNPIIIAKTPYKVGKETVLIYGHYDVQPAQKEDGWKTDPFILTEKQGRLYGRGATDNKGQILTHLYSIAGLIKENRLSYNVTFFIEGNEETGSPNLSKFIRKYKKELECDCVMISDGALAPENLPALECSFRGVANMEVILETALDDVHSGLFGGVTPNAAEELAKIVGSLTDLVGKKNGFKVKTTRYDKRVGLDRTVEVTGFSSGYTGTGFRNSIPCKAVAKLNLRSKPNEDPNDFVKEVKKYILKQTPRYARVRFKVGESASGIMLNLSDKFNQKTRKILESVYKQKVVNVNCGAILPIVRDFDTLLKVPQVMVPLANEDCGMHSASENISIEALKKGLEFSQKFFSV; encoded by the coding sequence ATGACAAAAGAATTCAAGAAATTGTTGAAAGAATTTGTCGCCATACCAAGTGTGTCGACGGATCCAATCTACAAAGATTCAATAAAAAAGGCCTCAAAGTGGCTTGCTTCATATTGTTCAAAATCTGGAATGAAAGCCAAAATAATTACTGGTTATGATAACCCTATAATTATAGCCAAAACTCCATATAAGGTTGGTAAAGAAACTGTTCTTATATATGGCCACTATGATGTGCAACCAGCACAAAAAGAAGATGGATGGAAGACTGATCCTTTTATTCTAACGGAAAAACAAGGAAGGTTGTATGGTAGAGGCGCTACAGATAATAAAGGGCAAATACTTACTCACCTGTATTCAATAGCTGGTCTGATAAAAGAAAATAGATTGAGTTACAATGTCACCTTCTTCATAGAAGGAAATGAGGAAACTGGATCTCCTAATCTCTCAAAATTTATACGGAAATATAAAAAAGAACTTGAGTGTGATTGTGTCATGATTTCTGATGGTGCTTTGGCGCCAGAGAATTTACCTGCTCTTGAATGTAGTTTTAGAGGAGTTGCCAATATGGAGGTAATTTTGGAAACGGCTCTTGATGACGTTCATTCAGGTCTTTTTGGTGGAGTCACTCCCAATGCAGCCGAAGAGTTAGCTAAAATTGTTGGTAGCTTAACTGATCTTGTAGGAAAAAAGAATGGGTTCAAAGTCAAAACAACAAGATACGATAAACGGGTAGGTCTTGATAGAACTGTGGAAGTAACTGGCTTTTCTTCAGGTTACACTGGTACTGGATTTAGAAATAGTATTCCATGTAAAGCTGTTGCAAAGCTGAATCTACGGTCCAAGCCTAACGAGGATCCAAATGATTTTGTGAAAGAAGTTAAAAAATACATTCTTAAGCAAACTCCAAGATATGCTCGGGTGCGGTTTAAGGTTGGAGAATCGGCTTCGGGTATAATGTTAAATCTTAGTGATAAATTTAATCAAAAAACCAGAAAAATCTTAGAATCTGTATACAAGCAAAAGGTGGTAAATGTAAACTGTGGCGCTATTCTGCCTATTGTTCGTGATTTTGACACTCTACTTAAAGTGCCTCAAGTGATGGTGCCTCTAGCTAACGAAGATTGCGGTATGCACTCTGCTTCTGAAAATATTTCAATCGAGGCACTCAAAAAAGGACTCGAATTTAGCCAGAAGTTTTTTAGTGTGTAG
- the trpS gene encoding tryptophan--tRNA ligase — protein MKTILSGIQPSGKPHIGNYFGMMKQMIDMQKDGLVYAVIVDYHALNSVQDAEKMREFTKDVVIDYLALGFDPKKHVLFKQSDVSAHTELAWIFDTITTLPYLKRAHAYKDAIAKGGEDEISIGRFSYPMLMAADILLYDPDLIPVGKDQKQHVEFARDTAEKFNRIFCKESSPLFKLPEAHIIESVETVPGTDGRKMSKSYGNYIPLFAEDDEVEDKVMSIVTDSNAEYPENVFKIHQLFRTNEQLDKIYTENKGKYKILKEMLAADIKSFIKPLREKRKEIASDIDRVKKVLEEGKQKASAVAEAKMAEVKRAIGVT, from the coding sequence ATGAAGACTATACTTTCAGGTATACAACCTAGTGGTAAGCCACATATTGGAAATTATTTTGGCATGATGAAGCAGATGATCGATATGCAAAAGGACGGTCTGGTTTATGCTGTCATCGTCGATTATCATGCTCTCAATTCTGTTCAAGATGCAGAAAAGATGCGAGAGTTTACTAAAGATGTAGTGATCGATTATCTTGCTCTTGGTTTTGATCCAAAAAAACATGTCTTGTTTAAACAATCTGATGTTTCTGCACATACAGAACTTGCTTGGATTTTTGATACCATAACCACTCTTCCTTATCTTAAGCGTGCTCATGCCTACAAAGATGCCATTGCTAAAGGTGGAGAAGATGAAATAAGTATAGGTAGATTCAGTTACCCGATGCTCATGGCGGCGGATATTTTACTTTACGATCCTGATTTGATTCCAGTAGGTAAAGACCAAAAACAGCATGTCGAATTTGCTCGAGATACTGCGGAAAAATTTAATAGAATTTTCTGTAAAGAAAGTAGCCCGCTATTCAAATTGCCTGAAGCTCATATTATAGAAAGTGTTGAAACTGTGCCTGGCACCGATGGTAGAAAAATGAGTAAGAGTTATGGAAATTATATTCCACTTTTCGCCGAGGATGATGAGGTCGAGGATAAAGTAATGTCTATTGTGACTGATTCAAATGCTGAATATCCTGAAAATGTATTCAAAATCCATCAACTTTTCAGAACTAATGAACAGCTTGATAAAATTTATACGGAAAATAAAGGTAAGTATAAAATTTTAAAAGAAATGCTAGCCGCTGACATCAAATCGTTTATCAAGCCTCTCCGCGAAAAACGCAAAGAAATAGCTTCCGACATTGATCGCGTAAAAAAAGTTCTTGAAGAAGGAAAACAGAAAGCCTCCGCTGTCGCGGAGGCCAAGATGGCTGAAGTGAAACGAGCGATCGGGGTCACTTAG
- the aspS gene encoding aspartate--tRNA(Asn) ligase: MQRTYIKDLGSKIGSETLICGWVSVRRDQGKMVFFDIRDGSGSVQCIVLPDSQAILVAKEISTESAVSIEGIVNKRPEKNIQAEKANGDLELQIVKIEVLNMAQTLPFELESELNLDTLLDHRPLTLRNERSRNIFRLQATIAEAYRNSLQKQGFVEFQAPAIVGGDAEGGAAAFKVNYYYDQTAYLATSPQFYKEIMVNAFERSFTFAKIFRAEKHATPRHLSELTQMDFEMGFIKDHRDVMKILHDVIVDVVKEVAERHADILKYFSAEIPQAPEEFPTFTLAEAQEIISKEFNRTIEDTSDMSPEDERQICEWAKKKYGSDFVFITDYPVEKRAFYTYQNRSFDLIFRGLEINSGSQRIHDYNEMIEKMKSRGLDPEKFSYYLQAHKYGFPPHGGSSTGLERITMKMLNLENIREATAFPRDMNRIDTRLSE, translated from the coding sequence ATGCAAAGAACTTATATAAAAGATTTGGGAAGTAAGATAGGAAGTGAGACACTGATTTGTGGCTGGGTTTCAGTGCGTCGCGATCAGGGTAAAATGGTATTTTTTGATATTAGGGATGGTTCTGGTTCAGTGCAATGCATCGTTTTGCCTGATAGCCAGGCTATTTTGGTTGCAAAAGAAATTAGTACTGAAAGCGCTGTCTCTATAGAAGGTATCGTCAACAAAAGGCCTGAAAAGAATATTCAGGCAGAAAAAGCTAATGGTGATTTAGAGTTGCAGATTGTGAAAATAGAAGTTTTAAACATGGCTCAAACATTACCATTTGAACTTGAAAGTGAGCTTAACTTGGACACCCTTCTGGATCATAGACCTCTTACGTTACGTAATGAACGCAGCCGAAATATTTTCCGGCTTCAAGCTACTATTGCCGAAGCTTATCGAAACTCATTACAGAAACAAGGATTCGTGGAATTCCAAGCTCCAGCCATAGTGGGGGGCGATGCTGAAGGGGGAGCCGCAGCGTTTAAGGTCAATTATTATTACGATCAAACTGCCTACCTCGCTACCAGTCCTCAGTTCTACAAAGAGATTATGGTCAACGCTTTTGAAAGATCGTTTACTTTTGCAAAAATATTTAGGGCAGAAAAGCATGCTACTCCAAGGCATTTGAGCGAACTAACTCAGATGGACTTCGAAATGGGTTTTATCAAAGATCATCGCGATGTGATGAAAATTTTACATGACGTTATCGTTGATGTTGTGAAAGAGGTGGCAGAAAGACATGCCGATATCTTAAAATATTTCAGTGCGGAAATACCACAAGCCCCAGAAGAATTTCCTACTTTCACCTTGGCTGAAGCACAAGAAATAATTTCGAAAGAATTTAATCGGACGATAGAAGATACAAGTGATATGTCTCCAGAAGATGAGAGGCAGATTTGTGAGTGGGCTAAAAAGAAATACGGTTCAGACTTTGTATTTATTACTGATTATCCAGTAGAAAAAAGAGCATTTTATACTTATCAAAACAGAAGCTTCGACTTGATTTTTAGAGGTTTAGAAATAAATAGTGGTAGCCAGCGTATTCACGATTACAATGAAATGATAGAAAAGATGAAATCCAGAGGACTCGATCCAGAAAAATTTTCTTACTACTTGCAGGCTCATAAATATGGCTTCCCGCCACACGGAGGTTCTTCCACTGGCCTCGAAAGAATCACGATGAAAATGCTTAACTTAGAAAATATCAGAGAAGCTACAGCTTTCCCTCGCGATATGAATCGGATTGATACTAGACTTTCAGAATAA
- a CDS encoding ScpA family protein, with product METEFKIKSGEFEGPLELLLDLIEKRKFHINDLSLSQVADEFIEHTKSYENFPLADSADFILIASTLLLIKSKSLLPTLELTQEEKGNIEDLERRLVLNKRFKELSIHISKLFGEEPLYFANESRLIYKVFHPTQEVTSNNLLLSIRSVLSNIPKVEFIPKVIVQKIISLEETIASLTDRIQKSIRMSFKSFAGKEDKVTMIVSFLAMLELVKQGVVRVNQQAHFADIEIESESIGVPTYH from the coding sequence GTGGAGACTGAATTTAAGATAAAATCGGGTGAATTTGAAGGGCCTCTTGAGCTACTCTTAGACCTTATAGAAAAAAGGAAATTTCATATAAATGACTTATCTTTATCGCAAGTTGCCGATGAGTTTATAGAGCATACAAAATCATATGAAAATTTTCCTCTTGCTGATTCAGCTGATTTTATACTGATTGCCTCGACCCTTCTTCTCATTAAATCAAAATCACTCTTACCCACCCTTGAACTGACCCAAGAGGAGAAGGGTAATATCGAAGATTTGGAGAGAAGGCTTGTGCTAAATAAAAGATTTAAAGAATTATCTATTCACATAAGTAAACTTTTTGGAGAGGAGCCACTTTATTTTGCGAATGAAAGTAGGTTAATTTATAAAGTTTTTCATCCGACTCAAGAAGTTACATCAAATAACCTGCTACTTTCGATTCGTAGTGTGCTTTCAAATATCCCGAAAGTAGAATTTATCCCGAAAGTGATAGTGCAGAAAATAATCAGCCTGGAAGAGACCATAGCTAGCCTTACTGACAGGATACAAAAAAGCATCAGAATGAGTTTTAAAAGCTTCGCTGGCAAGGAAGATAAAGTGACAATGATCGTAAGCTTCCTCGCTATGCTTGAACTTGTAAAACAAGGGGTAGTCCGGGTCAATCAACAAGCCCACTTCGCTGACATCGAAATCGAGTCGGAATCCATCGGGGTTCCTACATACCATTAG
- the scpB gene encoding SMC-Scp complex subunit ScpB — translation MEIEAKIEAVLFKKNGPVEIRELCSILDVKENEVIDGLHKLKENLEGRGVTLLENSTEYSLVTSKQASPIIEKMVKDEIGKDLGKAGLETLSIVLYKGPIARKEIDYIRGVNSTFILRSLMVRGLVERTESREGSRGPLYKTTSELLSFLGLSKIDDLPEYDQVKKEIDEVSKKENSINTEE, via the coding sequence ATGGAAATAGAGGCAAAAATTGAGGCAGTGTTGTTTAAGAAGAATGGGCCTGTGGAGATACGGGAGCTTTGCAGTATTTTGGATGTTAAAGAAAATGAGGTAATAGATGGGCTTCATAAGTTGAAAGAGAATTTGGAAGGCAGAGGCGTTACTCTCCTTGAAAATTCGACAGAATATTCCCTGGTAACTTCAAAACAAGCCTCTCCTATAATAGAGAAGATGGTCAAGGATGAGATAGGTAAGGACTTAGGTAAAGCTGGGCTGGAAACTCTTTCCATAGTTTTATACAAAGGGCCAATTGCTCGAAAGGAAATCGATTATATAAGAGGAGTCAATTCTACCTTTATCCTGCGTTCACTCATGGTTCGTGGATTAGTCGAACGTACGGAAAGTAGGGAAGGCTCTAGAGGGCCTCTTTATAAAACCACAAGCGAGCTTCTTTCTTTCCTGGGATTAAGTAAAATAGATGATCTGCCTGAATATGATCAAGTAAAAAAAGAAATAGACGAAGTTTCTAAAAAAGAAAACTCAATAAACACGGAAGAATAA
- the ftsW gene encoding putative lipid II flippase FtsW has translation MNFCAGKVDKSFLGITALLVVLGFFIFSSASLGVLASNQIKFSSVAFNQTFFGIFLGSIACLIFSKIDYKLYRKNAFILFALSIVLTLLVFVPSIGLSHGGATRWIDLGFISFQPSELLKIGFVIYLAAFISKAKDRIKTLNGGLLPFFAILAVAGAVLLAQPDTDTYAVMIFAGLAMFIVGGGKWSHIIAVGLIGVLGIATVAYMRPYVKERIMTFIDPGANSLTSGYQIQQSLIAVGSGGVVGKGFGKSIQKFSYLPEPIGDSIFAVAAEEFGFIGASIIIIMFVFFCFKGLKIAARAPDAFGGLLAVGIVILIMSQMFVNVGGMIGLLPLTGIPLPFISHGGTALFITLVEAGIIMNISRNSKRI, from the coding sequence ATGAATTTTTGTGCCGGTAAAGTAGACAAATCTTTTTTAGGGATTACCGCACTTTTGGTAGTGCTTGGTTTTTTTATATTTAGTTCAGCCAGTTTGGGAGTGCTTGCCAGTAACCAAATAAAATTTTCGAGTGTCGCTTTCAATCAAACCTTTTTCGGAATATTCCTGGGTTCGATCGCTTGTCTCATATTTTCAAAAATCGATTATAAGTTATACAGAAAAAATGCTTTTATCCTTTTCGCTCTTTCTATCGTTCTTACTCTCCTTGTATTTGTGCCTAGCATTGGCCTTTCCCATGGTGGGGCTACTCGTTGGATCGATCTCGGCTTTATATCCTTCCAACCTTCAGAACTTTTGAAAATAGGTTTCGTTATTTACCTTGCAGCTTTCATTTCTAAAGCTAAAGATAGGATCAAAACTCTAAATGGTGGGCTCCTACCATTTTTTGCGATACTGGCTGTTGCAGGAGCGGTACTCCTTGCTCAACCAGACACTGATACTTATGCAGTGATGATATTTGCTGGTCTCGCTATGTTTATCGTGGGTGGAGGCAAATGGTCGCATATTATAGCGGTCGGCCTCATAGGTGTCCTCGGTATAGCGACAGTAGCCTACATGAGGCCTTATGTGAAAGAAAGGATCATGACGTTTATTGATCCGGGAGCCAACTCACTTACAAGCGGCTATCAAATTCAACAATCACTCATCGCTGTAGGCTCGGGAGGAGTGGTCGGGAAAGGATTTGGTAAGAGTATTCAAAAATTTTCATATCTACCCGAACCTATCGGTGATTCTATTTTTGCTGTGGCAGCGGAAGAGTTTGGCTTTATCGGAGCTTCCATCATCATTATTATGTTCGTATTTTTCTGTTTCAAGGGGCTGAAAATAGCCGCAAGGGCTCCAGATGCTTTCGGTGGACTCTTGGCTGTCGGCATTGTTATACTTATCATGTCCCAGATGTTTGTAAATGTGGGTGGGATGATAGGACTCCTACCTCTCACCGGTATCCCGCTACCTTTTATAAGCCACGGGGGTACAGCCCTTTTTATCACCCTTGTAGAAGCTGGAATAATTATGAATATTTCAAGAAACAGCAAGAGGATATAA
- a CDS encoding UDP-N-acetylglucosamine--N-acetylmuramyl-(pentapeptide) pyrophosphoryl-undecaprenol N-acetylglucosamine transferase → MKIIFTGGGTGGHFYPIIAIAQAVHKISKENKLLEPDMYFFAPSPYNPGLLYDNDINYRKTTSGKIRRYFSFLNIIDFFKMGWGAVSTLFDVFDVYPDVVFGKGGYGSFPTLLAARILRIPVVIHESDSVPGRVNKWAGKFAARVALSWLEAAKYFPEAVKRGRVVHTGQPIRDVILEPATNGAHRFFELEESVPTIVIRGGSSGAEMINNVIMDALPQLVENYQVIHQTGQNNFKVVKETADAILLNNRHRERYKPFAYFNQLEEQMSAGAATLVISRAGSTIFEIAAWGKPSIIIPITDSNGDHQLNNALSYAGSGAASVIEEANLTSHVFFGEIKRIIDDQVLRSKMAEKAKAFFKPEADRAVAKELLAIALSHEELG, encoded by the coding sequence ATGAAAATAATTTTTACAGGTGGGGGAACAGGTGGACATTTCTATCCGATCATAGCTATCGCTCAAGCAGTGCATAAAATTTCCAAAGAGAATAAGTTGCTAGAACCTGATATGTATTTTTTTGCTCCCAGCCCATACAATCCAGGCCTTTTGTATGACAACGATATTAATTACAGAAAAACTACTTCAGGTAAAATACGCCGGTACTTCTCCTTTCTTAATATAATCGATTTTTTCAAAATGGGATGGGGAGCCGTGTCTACTCTTTTTGATGTGTTTGATGTCTATCCCGATGTGGTTTTTGGCAAAGGCGGGTACGGCAGTTTTCCTACACTTTTGGCCGCTAGGATTTTACGTATACCTGTAGTTATACACGAGTCAGATAGCGTGCCCGGCAGAGTCAATAAATGGGCTGGAAAATTTGCCGCTAGAGTGGCCCTCTCTTGGCTAGAGGCGGCAAAATATTTTCCCGAAGCAGTAAAAAGGGGGCGAGTAGTACACACGGGTCAGCCAATAAGGGACGTTATCTTAGAACCAGCGACAAATGGAGCCCATAGGTTTTTTGAATTAGAAGAAAGTGTTCCGACTATCGTGATACGCGGTGGATCAAGTGGGGCTGAGATGATAAACAATGTGATCATGGATGCGCTACCTCAACTTGTAGAAAATTATCAAGTAATACATCAGACTGGGCAAAATAATTTTAAGGTAGTAAAAGAAACAGCCGATGCCATACTTTTAAATAATCGTCACAGAGAGAGGTATAAACCATTTGCTTATTTCAACCAACTGGAAGAACAAATGTCGGCTGGAGCGGCTACTCTCGTCATTTCTCGAGCTGGCTCTACTATTTTTGAAATCGCTGCTTGGGGCAAACCTTCGATCATCATACCTATTACTGATTCAAACGGTGATCATCAATTAAACAACGCGCTCTCCTATGCAGGAAGTGGAGCGGCAAGTGTGATAGAAGAAGCCAATCTCACTTCTCACGTATTTTTTGGTGAGATCAAAAGAATCATAGACGATCAAGTCTTGAGAAGTAAAATGGCAGAAAAGGCTAAAGCTTTTTTCAAACCTGAGGCAGATAGAGCTGTGGCCAAAGAACTACTCGCGATTGCTCTTTCTCATGAGGAATTGGGATGA
- a CDS encoding SDR family oxidoreductase, translating into MKKRLEGKTVIVVGATGGIGRVLSRVFHQLGANVVLAARGMDKLKLLEGELSSDRVLVVQADATQISDVRRLFQLAQDRFKEVHCVVISAGTWERLSLRNSVEEALESAEKLFRSIFLPSYVVGFMAQEFFRRQGFGLIANISSHAAIRPWLLGNLSYAAMKAAARQFILALRHELREMGVTVIDIQPAIVNTPEAADLLNTEVKKRKAVQPELIADLIASLIGRKRVPAEVLLDSKLKL; encoded by the coding sequence ATGAAAAAAAGACTCGAAGGCAAAACTGTAATTGTAGTCGGTGCTACAGGTGGCATCGGCAGGGTTTTGTCCCGAGTTTTTCACCAGCTCGGGGCAAACGTGGTGCTCGCAGCACGTGGTATGGATAAGCTGAAACTACTCGAGGGCGAACTTAGTTCCGATAGAGTTCTTGTTGTGCAAGCCGATGCTACACAAATCTCTGATGTTAGGCGCTTATTTCAATTAGCGCAGGATAGATTCAAAGAAGTTCACTGTGTAGTGATATCTGCAGGCACATGGGAGCGGTTGTCGCTCCGTAATTCTGTCGAAGAGGCTCTAGAATCAGCGGAGAAGCTTTTCCGTTCGATATTCCTGCCTTCCTATGTCGTTGGGTTTATGGCCCAGGAATTTTTCCGGCGCCAAGGCTTCGGGCTAATCGCTAACATTTCATCTCACGCGGCGATAAGACCTTGGCTTCTTGGCAACTTGAGCTATGCTGCGATGAAAGCCGCAGCCAGGCAGTTTATCCTCGCACTCAGGCACGAACTTCGAGAAATGGGGGTGACGGTAATCGACATCCAACCAGCGATCGTTAACACTCCGGAAGCAGCTGATCTGCTGAACACGGAAGTGAAAAAACGAAAGGCCGTACAGCCCGAATTAATCGCGGATCTCATCGCAAGTCTAATCGGTCGGAAAAGAGTACCGGCCGAAGTGCTTCTCGACAGCAAACTTAAACTCTAA
- a CDS encoding GatB/YqeY domain-containing protein, which produces MQEKIQEQIKDAMRARDTLRLTTLRGVLAAFTNESVALKRTPQDKLSDDEAIVVLRRLVKQRKDSIEQFEKGGRNDLAENERAEMKILEEYLPAQMGEDAVRKIVIEKMEKLGITDKSKAGQLMGAVMKETAGQADGNVVKRIVEEVLS; this is translated from the coding sequence ATGCAAGAAAAAATACAAGAACAAATAAAAGATGCTATGCGAGCAAGAGATACACTAAGGCTTACTACCTTACGCGGAGTCTTAGCCGCTTTTACAAACGAGTCAGTGGCTCTAAAACGGACACCGCAAGACAAGCTTTCCGATGACGAAGCGATAGTTGTACTTCGCCGATTAGTCAAACAAAGGAAAGATTCGATAGAACAATTTGAAAAAGGAGGTAGGAATGATTTGGCTGAAAATGAGAGAGCCGAAATGAAGATACTGGAAGAATACCTCCCCGCTCAAATGGGAGAAGATGCTGTCAGGAAAATCGTGATAGAAAAAATGGAGAAATTAGGGATAACCGATAAATCTAAAGCAGGACAACTGATGGGAGCGGTAATGAAAGAAACAGCGGGACAGGCTGATGGAAATGTGGTAAAACGAATAGTGGAGGAAGTCCTTTCATGA
- a CDS encoding DNA recombination protein RmuC, whose amino-acid sequence MEISLIILLGIGVVILGFLLLRRKGASNSDGAMKLLLEQMNELSRTVDRKMGETTKQMNDSMRSQFSESAKIIRDVTEGLTKLDETNKQVISFTDQLQSLQDILKNPKQRGILGEYYLETLLKNVLPPGSFEMQYPFPDGTIVDAAVFVKDKIIPVDSKFSLENYNRLVEEKNESEKERLEKVFVNDLKNRIQETSKYIQPSQGTMDFAFMFIPHEAIYYDLLINKIGSLKEENNENLIQRAASKYKVIIVSPTSFLAYLQTVLQGLNAMKIEEKAQDIIANVLKLQQHLKTYEEYHTKLGSALGTVVNHYNFSNKEFKKVDKDMMRLTGESLTSDLTMLDKPDFEE is encoded by the coding sequence ATGGAAATTAGTTTAATAATTTTATTAGGCATTGGGGTAGTTATACTTGGATTTTTATTACTTCGACGAAAAGGTGCTAGCAACAGTGATGGAGCGATGAAGCTTCTCTTGGAGCAAATGAACGAGCTTTCCCGCACGGTTGATAGGAAAATGGGGGAGACGACAAAGCAGATGAATGACTCCATGCGTTCCCAGTTTTCTGAATCAGCTAAAATCATCCGTGATGTTACGGAAGGATTGACTAAATTGGATGAAACTAATAAGCAGGTCATTTCTTTTACTGACCAACTTCAGAGCTTGCAAGATATATTAAAAAACCCCAAACAAAGAGGAATATTAGGCGAATATTACCTCGAAACTTTGCTCAAAAATGTCCTTCCGCCTGGTAGTTTTGAGATGCAGTATCCTTTTCCAGACGGCACTATTGTGGATGCGGCTGTCTTCGTCAAAGACAAGATAATTCCGGTTGACTCTAAATTTTCTCTTGAAAATTATAATCGCTTGGTAGAAGAAAAGAATGAATCAGAAAAAGAAAGATTGGAAAAAGTTTTTGTAAACGATTTGAAAAACAGAATTCAAGAGACTTCCAAATACATTCAACCCAGCCAAGGTACCATGGACTTCGCTTTCATGTTTATTCCCCACGAAGCTATCTACTACGATCTTTTAATTAATAAAATAGGTTCTTTAAAAGAGGAGAATAACGAAAATCTGATTCAGAGAGCTGCTTCAAAATACAAAGTTATAATAGTTTCACCAACCAGCTTTTTAGCCTATCTCCAAACTGTATTACAAGGCTTAAATGCCATGAAAATTGAGGAAAAGGCACAGGATATTATCGCAAATGTCTTAAAACTCCAGCAACACTTGAAAACTTATGAGGAATACCATACGAAACTGGGTTCGGCCTTAGGCACCGTTGTAAACCACTACAATTTCTCCAACAAAGAGTTCAAGAAGGTAGATAAAGATATGATGCGGCTTACTGGAGAATCTCTCACTTCCGATCTCACCATGTTGGACAAGCCTGATTTCGAGGAGTAG
- the rplU gene encoding 50S ribosomal protein L21: MRDSDRFAIIETGGKQYRVSEGDLIKIEKIKGEVNKNDRDLYKVGDTVVFEKVLLKSQGVESDNLNIGAPFITGATVTASIIKIARHPKITVIKYKQKSRYFKKNGHKQPYFEVKIEKIG; this comes from the coding sequence TTGAGAGATAGTGATCGTTTTGCGATTATTGAAACAGGAGGTAAACAGTATAGAGTGAGTGAAGGGGATTTGATCAAGATTGAGAAAATAAAAGGGGAAGTAAATAAAAACGATAGGGATTTATATAAAGTAGGGGATACTGTAGTTTTTGAAAAAGTCCTACTAAAAAGCCAAGGTGTAGAAAGTGATAACCTAAACATAGGAGCTCCTTTTATAACGGGCGCCACTGTTACAGCTTCTATAATTAAAATTGCTCGTCACCCTAAAATTACAGTTATCAAATACAAACAAAAATCACGTTATTTTAAGAAAAACGGTCACAAGCAGCCTTATTTTGAAGTGAAGATAGAGAAAATAGGATAA
- a CDS encoding vitamin K epoxide reductase family protein has protein sequence MQKSFAYILIVFGVVGLLASSQLMWDTVKLAQDPGIDLPCNLSPFVSCTSINTSSQSKVFGFPNPIMGIAGFSAIITIGLLSLFGAIPDRRFWKIFTIGMTLATIFIHWLIIQSIFVIGNLCLYCMITWAAIWPIFIFTISNFYPNSLVSKNKPAFLAGWYLLIILIILVKFREYFF, from the coding sequence ATGCAAAAATCTTTTGCCTACATATTAATCGTTTTCGGTGTAGTCGGGCTCTTAGCTTCCTCCCAACTTATGTGGGATACAGTGAAGCTTGCGCAGGATCCAGGCATAGATTTGCCCTGCAACTTATCACCCTTTGTCAGCTGCACTTCCATAAATACTAGTTCTCAATCAAAAGTTTTTGGTTTCCCTAATCCGATTATGGGTATCGCTGGTTTCTCGGCCATCATCACAATTGGTTTACTTTCGCTTTTCGGAGCGATACCTGACAGAAGATTCTGGAAAATATTTACTATCGGCATGACTCTCGCCACAATTTTCATTCACTGGCTGATCATTCAAAGTATCTTCGTTATCGGCAACCTCTGTCTTTACTGCATGATCACCTGGGCAGCTATATGGCCAATCTTTATTTTTACTATTTCTAATTTCTATCCAAATTCTTTAGTATCAAAAAACAAGCCCGCCTTTTTGGCAGGATGGTATTTGCTTATTATTCTTATCATCCTCGTCAAATTCAGGGAATATTTCTTCTAG